A portion of the Deinococcus apachensis DSM 19763 genome contains these proteins:
- a CDS encoding 2-phosphosulfolactate phosphatase: MAEGSFWAQAGYQVQLEWGEAGVTHLAPLAAAVVVVDVLSFSTCVDVATARGAVVLPFRRRDARAAAFAGESGARLAGERRSGGPSLSPTSLLGLRAGERLVLPSPNGATLCTQAQEAGGAAVYAACLRNAAAVAEVLKERHERVLIVPAGERWPDGTLRPALEDLLGAGAVVEALGLSPSPEAVGARAVFRELRGRLPEVLAGCASGVELTQRGFPEDMALAAELNVSRAVPVLRGDAFMDVAG, encoded by the coding sequence GTGGCTGAGGGCAGCTTCTGGGCGCAGGCCGGATACCAGGTGCAGCTGGAATGGGGCGAGGCGGGCGTGACCCACCTCGCCCCGCTCGCGGCTGCGGTGGTGGTCGTGGACGTGCTGTCCTTTTCGACCTGCGTGGATGTGGCTACGGCGCGCGGCGCGGTGGTGCTGCCGTTTCGCAGGCGGGACGCGCGGGCGGCGGCCTTCGCCGGGGAAAGTGGGGCGCGGCTGGCAGGGGAGCGCAGGTCGGGTGGGCCTTCCCTCTCCCCCACGTCGCTGCTGGGCTTGCGGGCGGGCGAGCGGCTGGTCCTCCCCTCGCCCAACGGGGCTACGCTCTGCACGCAGGCCCAGGAGGCGGGCGGCGCGGCGGTGTACGCGGCTTGCCTGCGGAACGCGGCGGCGGTGGCCGAAGTCCTGAAGGAACGCCACGAGCGCGTGCTGATCGTCCCGGCTGGGGAACGCTGGCCGGACGGCACCCTGCGGCCCGCGCTGGAGGACCTGCTGGGCGCAGGCGCGGTGGTGGAGGCGCTGGGGCTCTCCCCTTCTCCCGAGGCGGTCGGGGCCAGGGCCGTCTTCCGCGAGTTGCGGGGGCGGTTACCGGAGGTGCTGGCGGGCTGCGCTTCTGGAGTGGAGTTGACCCAGCGCGGCTTTCCGGAGGACATGGCGCTGGCGGCGGAACTGAACGTGAGCCGCGCCGTGCCCGTCCTGCGGGGCGATGCATTCATGGATGTGGCGGGCTGA
- the tpiA gene encoding triose-phosphate isomerase → MTKPRTLLALNWKMNKTPMEAKAWARELAHGYRRGDTELAVMAPAIDLPGLKETLPGGVDVGAQDVSQHESGAYTGEISAAMLREVNATYVIVGHSERRQYHSETDAVVAAKARQAQAHLLTPIVCVGESLDVRERGEHVNFTLDQLRASTEGVGPELVVAYEPVWAIGTGRTATAGDAEEMAAAIRGALEGLYGSAAGSIRVLYGGSVKPDNIASICAQPNVNGALVGGASLNVADVIGMNDALK, encoded by the coding sequence ATGACCAAGCCGAGAACGCTGCTCGCTCTCAACTGGAAGATGAACAAGACGCCGATGGAGGCCAAAGCCTGGGCGCGGGAACTCGCGCACGGCTACAGGCGCGGCGACACTGAACTCGCGGTGATGGCCCCCGCCATCGATCTGCCGGGACTGAAAGAGACGTTGCCCGGCGGGGTGGACGTGGGCGCGCAGGACGTGTCGCAGCACGAGTCGGGCGCGTACACGGGCGAGATCAGCGCGGCGATGCTGCGCGAGGTGAACGCGACCTACGTGATCGTCGGGCACTCCGAGCGGCGGCAGTACCACAGCGAGACGGACGCGGTGGTGGCGGCCAAGGCGCGGCAGGCACAGGCGCATCTGCTCACGCCTATCGTCTGCGTGGGCGAGAGCCTGGACGTGCGCGAGCGCGGGGAGCACGTCAACTTCACCCTGGACCAGCTCCGGGCCAGCACGGAGGGTGTGGGGCCGGAACTCGTCGTCGCCTATGAACCCGTCTGGGCCATCGGTACGGGCAGGACCGCGACCGCCGGGGACGCGGAGGAGATGGCCGCCGCGATCCGCGGGGCGCTGGAGGGGCTGTACGGCTCGGCAGCCGGGAGCATCCGCGTCCTGTACGGCGGCAGCGTGAAGCCGGACAATATCGCCTCCATCTGCGCCCAGCCGAACGTGAACGGCGCGCTGGTGGGCGGCGCGAGCCTGAACGTGGCGGACGTGATCGGGATGAACGACGCCCTGAAGTGA
- the asnS gene encoding asparagine--tRNA ligase codes for MTATDTYVTINDLKAHVGETVNVNAWLTDKSGKGKIQFLKLRDGTGFVQATVFKNDVTEEVFEAARRLSQEQAVRVTGEVRADERAPGGVELAVRDLAPYPENGGEYPITPKEHGIEFLLDHRHLWLRHRRPWAVLRVRDCVQRAIVDFFHGEGFVRFDAPFFTPNAAEGTTELFEIDLFGEDKAYLSQTGQLHAEAGALAFGKVYTFGPTFRAEKSKTRRHLLEFWMVEPEVAPSDHVENMALQERFVSFIVRRVLEECGTELETLGRDLSRLRPAAEGNYPRVTYTEALEIIRQHIEDGDLPPNVQSDVQSVEWGDDLGAPHETILGYHFDRPVIVERYPAAIKAFYMQPDPQDPRLALCDDMIAPEGYGEIIGGSQRIHDYDLLRSRIEHEGLPLEAFEWYLDLRRFGSVPHAGFGMGLERVIAWITGIDHIREAIPFPRMLTRMAP; via the coding sequence GTGACCGCGACGGATACTTATGTAACTATCAACGACCTGAAGGCGCACGTGGGCGAGACCGTCAACGTGAACGCCTGGCTGACCGACAAGAGCGGCAAGGGGAAAATCCAGTTTCTGAAACTGCGCGACGGCACCGGCTTCGTGCAGGCGACCGTCTTCAAGAACGACGTGACCGAGGAGGTCTTCGAGGCGGCGAGGCGGCTCTCGCAGGAGCAGGCCGTCCGGGTGACGGGCGAGGTGCGCGCGGACGAGCGGGCGCCCGGCGGGGTGGAACTCGCGGTGCGGGACCTCGCGCCCTACCCGGAGAACGGCGGCGAGTACCCGATCACGCCCAAGGAACACGGCATCGAGTTCCTGCTCGACCACCGGCACCTGTGGCTGCGGCACCGCCGCCCGTGGGCCGTGCTTCGGGTGCGCGACTGCGTGCAGCGGGCCATCGTGGACTTCTTCCACGGGGAGGGCTTCGTGCGCTTTGACGCCCCCTTCTTCACGCCGAACGCGGCGGAGGGCACGACGGAACTGTTCGAGATCGACCTCTTCGGGGAGGACAAGGCATATCTGAGCCAGACGGGACAACTGCACGCCGAGGCGGGCGCCCTCGCCTTCGGCAAGGTGTACACCTTCGGGCCGACCTTCCGCGCCGAGAAGAGCAAGACGCGGCGACACCTGCTGGAGTTCTGGATGGTGGAGCCGGAAGTTGCGCCGAGCGACCACGTCGAGAACATGGCCCTTCAGGAACGGTTCGTGAGCTTTATCGTGCGCCGTGTGCTGGAGGAGTGTGGGACCGAGCTGGAGACGCTGGGCCGCGACCTGTCGAGACTGCGCCCCGCCGCCGAGGGGAACTACCCGCGCGTGACCTACACCGAGGCGCTGGAGATCATCCGGCAGCACATCGAGGACGGCGACCTGCCGCCGAACGTGCAATCGGACGTGCAATCCGTCGAGTGGGGGGACGACTTAGGCGCCCCGCACGAGACGATCCTGGGGTATCACTTCGACCGCCCGGTGATCGTCGAACGGTACCCGGCGGCGATCAAGGCGTTCTACATGCAGCCCGACCCCCAGGACCCGCGCCTGGCCCTGTGCGACGACATGATCGCCCCCGAGGGCTACGGCGAGATCATCGGCGGCTCGCAGCGTATCCACGACTACGACCTGCTGCGGTCGCGCATCGAGCACGAGGGCCTGCCTCTGGAGGCGTTCGAGTGGTATCTCGACCTGCGCCGCTTCGGCAGCGTGCCGCACGCGGGCTTCGGGATGGGGCTGGAACGGGTGATCGCCTGGATCACCGGGATCGACCACATCCGCGAGGCGATCCCCTTCCCGCGAATGCTGACGCGCATGGCGCCCTGA
- a CDS encoding DUF1775 domain-containing protein → MPQFRRCLPLFLALLLPVAAAHATVRTETGLAESKASASETYRLGVPTEKEVATTQVRLVVPAGLTITRFQVMPGFTRTVKLNDAGLVTEVTWRGRIAPMEYARFFFQARNPEQAGTLSWKVYQTYADGSVVAWDDTDPEKTPASKTTVK, encoded by the coding sequence ATGCCCCAGTTCCGCCGTTGCCTGCCCCTCTTCCTCGCCCTGCTCCTGCCCGTCGCTGCCGCACACGCCACGGTTCGCACCGAGACGGGCCTCGCCGAGAGCAAGGCCAGCGCCTCCGAGACCTACCGCCTGGGCGTCCCCACCGAAAAAGAGGTCGCCACCACTCAGGTTCGCCTCGTCGTCCCGGCGGGCCTGACGATCACCCGCTTCCAGGTCATGCCCGGCTTCACCCGCACAGTCAAGCTCAACGACGCCGGGCTGGTGACCGAGGTGACCTGGCGGGGGCGTATCGCGCCGATGGAATACGCCCGCTTCTTCTTCCAGGCGCGCAACCCGGAACAGGCGGGCACCCTGAGCTGGAAGGTGTACCAGACCTACGCGGACGGCTCGGTCGTCGCCTGGGACGACACCGACCCCGAGAAGACGCCCGCAAGCAAGACCACCGTCAAGTAA
- a CDS encoding PhzF family phenazine biosynthesis isomerase, with protein MIAYCEVSAFTDTPGHGNRAGVVLDAGGLSEAEMQALAAFLDAPETVFVTRMGDGAVRVRYFTPTQEIDFCGHATVALGLRLAQNGHWADGPLVLETLVGRIPLTLESDSGTPTRVWMKQRGMESRSVERTLRRELADALGIDERMIHRGLPLAAASTGLWSVFVPLVDPVILDGLEPDLTRVHALSDVLGVCSVYAYAPMGVNRFAARDFAPAVGIPEDPVTGSAAGALLALLAREGRLPVRGDRATGVVYQGHTLGTPGEVEVEVTLAGQVVQEVRVGGRAALDREGYWTPRG; from the coding sequence ATGATCGCGTATTGCGAGGTGAGCGCGTTCACCGACACGCCGGGGCACGGCAACCGGGCGGGCGTCGTGCTGGACGCCGGGGGGCTGTCGGAGGCGGAGATGCAGGCCCTCGCCGCGTTTCTGGACGCGCCCGAGACGGTCTTCGTGACCCGGATGGGGGACGGGGCGGTGCGGGTGCGGTACTTCACGCCCACGCAGGAGATCGACTTCTGCGGACACGCGACGGTCGCCCTGGGGCTGCGGCTGGCGCAGAACGGGCACTGGGCGGATGGCCCGCTCGTGCTGGAGACGCTGGTCGGCCGCATTCCCCTCACGCTGGAATCGGACTCGGGCACGCCCACGCGGGTGTGGATGAAGCAGCGGGGGATGGAAAGCCGCTCGGTGGAGCGGACCCTGCGGCGCGAACTCGCCGACGCGCTGGGCATCGACGAGCGGATGATTCACCGGGGGCTACCCCTCGCGGCGGCGAGTACGGGCCTGTGGAGCGTCTTCGTGCCGCTGGTGGACCCGGTGATTCTGGACGGGCTGGAACCGGACCTCACCCGTGTCCACGCCCTGAGTGACGTGCTCGGCGTGTGCAGCGTGTACGCCTACGCGCCGATGGGCGTCAACCGCTTCGCCGCCCGTGATTTCGCCCCCGCCGTCGGCATCCCCGAGGACCCAGTGACGGGCAGCGCGGCGGGCGCGCTCCTCGCCCTGCTGGCGCGCGAGGGCCGCCTGCCCGTGCGGGGCGACCGGGCGACGGGCGTGGTGTACCAGGGCCACACGCTCGGCACCCCCGGCGAGGTGGAGGTCGAGGTGACGCTCGCCGGGCAAGTCGTGCAGGAGGTCCGGGTGGGGGGCCGGGCCGCCCTCGACCGCGAGGGTTACTGGACGCCGCGTGGCTGA
- a CDS encoding aspartate kinase, with product MAYALLVMKFGGTNMQDAAAIRHSATLAARSIREGVRVVVVVSAMAGVTNGLLRLADAAQGGDIAAANDEIAAMRTRHFAAAQELGAAPDSAAVREIRELHETLRQAIYGVYLLRELTPRSRDLIVAFGERLSAPLMTLALEGQGLRAHHLTGGQAGITTDAHFGNARPLPGTYARIRDRLGAVLDAGVTPVVAGFMGETEDGTITTLGRGGTDFSATIIGKALGADEVWAWKDVDGVMSADPRVVKDARNIEVLSYGEVMELAYFGAKVLHPLAVTPLRESGIPLRVKSAADPDFPGTLVQEAAHNETGHPVKAVTAIRQVSLINVTGAGVLGVPDVVASLFGAIARENITLLMVSQSSSMSNVSLAVQSVDAGRTLAALRRTVTMELNVEEQPGVAVLAIVGAGMRGQKGVAARLFGALARSDVNILMISQGSSELNISVAIEGSQVEGATRAVHAAFQLGEPAAAAD from the coding sequence ATGGCGTATGCGCTCCTCGTGATGAAGTTCGGCGGCACCAACATGCAGGACGCGGCGGCGATCCGCCACAGCGCGACCCTCGCGGCGCGGAGCATCAGGGAAGGCGTGAGGGTGGTCGTGGTCGTCTCCGCGATGGCCGGGGTCACGAACGGGCTGCTGCGGCTCGCCGACGCCGCCCAGGGCGGGGACATCGCGGCGGCCAACGACGAGATCGCGGCGATGCGGACCCGCCACTTCGCGGCGGCGCAGGAACTCGGCGCCGCGCCCGACTCCGCCGCGGTGCGCGAGATCCGCGAGCTGCACGAGACGTTGCGCCAGGCCATCTACGGCGTCTACCTGTTGCGCGAACTCACCCCCAGGAGCCGCGACCTCATCGTGGCCTTCGGCGAGCGCCTCAGCGCGCCCCTGATGACTCTCGCGCTGGAGGGCCAGGGCCTGCGCGCCCACCACCTCACCGGCGGGCAGGCGGGCATCACGACGGACGCCCACTTCGGCAACGCCCGGCCCCTCCCCGGCACCTACGCGCGCATCCGCGACCGCTTGGGCGCCGTGCTCGACGCAGGGGTCACGCCCGTCGTGGCGGGCTTCATGGGCGAGACCGAGGACGGCACGATCACCACCCTGGGCCGCGGCGGCACCGATTTCTCGGCCACGATCATCGGCAAGGCGCTCGGCGCCGATGAGGTCTGGGCCTGGAAGGACGTGGACGGCGTGATGAGCGCCGACCCCCGGGTGGTGAAAGATGCCCGCAACATCGAGGTCCTGAGCTACGGCGAGGTGATGGAACTCGCCTACTTCGGCGCCAAGGTCCTTCACCCCCTGGCGGTCACGCCCCTGCGTGAGAGCGGCATCCCCCTGCGGGTCAAGAGTGCGGCCGACCCCGATTTCCCCGGCACGCTGGTGCAGGAGGCCGCCCACAACGAGACCGGGCACCCCGTCAAGGCCGTCACCGCCATCCGCCAAGTCAGCCTGATCAACGTGACGGGCGCGGGTGTCCTCGGCGTGCCGGACGTCGTCGCCAGCCTGTTTGGCGCCATCGCCCGCGAGAACATCACCCTGCTGATGGTGTCCCAGTCGAGTTCCATGAGCAACGTCTCGCTCGCGGTGCAGAGCGTGGACGCGGGGCGGACGCTGGCCGCGCTGCGCCGCACGGTGACGATGGAGCTGAACGTCGAGGAGCAGCCCGGCGTGGCCGTCCTCGCCATCGTGGGGGCGGGGATGCGCGGCCAGAAGGGCGTGGCGGCGCGGCTCTTCGGGGCGCTCGCCCGCAGCGACGTGAACATCCTGATGATCAGCCAGGGGTCCTCGGAGCTCAACATCAGTGTCGCCATCGAGGGCTCGCAGGTCGAGGGGGCCACCCGCGCCGTCCACGCCGCCTTTCAGCTCGGCGAGCCCGCAGCGGCGGCCGATTGA
- a CDS encoding phosphoglycerate kinase, which yields MRTLDQLDTRGKRVLVRVDYNVPVKDGAVQDDTRITASLPTLERLLDGGASVVLMSHFGRPKGGPEEKYSLRPVAPVLERALKRDVRFIGSLPSSEETLREVQELQSGEVALLENVRFEAGEEKNDPELARRLAQLGDAFVLDAFGSAHRAHASVSGVAQYLPHAAGLLLETEVEALSRLLENPARPYVVIIGGAKVSDKIKVIENLLPRVDRMLIGGGMAYTFIKSQGGQIGDSIHEDDQLDLARRLLSEYGEKIMLPVDVIAADRFAEDAQTRVVPSNAIPDGWQGLDAGPETVRTYTEALQGAKTVFWNGPLGVFEFPAFAGGTNAIAQAVAELGDGAYTVIGGGDSVSAINKSGQADRVSHISTGGGASLELLEGRTLPGVEAMK from the coding sequence ATGCGAACCCTCGATCAACTGGACACCCGGGGCAAACGCGTTCTGGTGCGCGTCGATTACAACGTGCCCGTCAAGGACGGCGCGGTGCAGGACGACACGCGGATCACGGCGAGTCTGCCCACCCTGGAGCGGCTGCTGGACGGCGGCGCTTCCGTGGTGCTGATGAGCCACTTCGGGCGGCCCAAGGGCGGGCCGGAGGAGAAGTACAGCCTGCGGCCGGTCGCCCCCGTACTGGAGCGAGCCCTTAAACGCGACGTGCGCTTCATCGGCTCGCTGCCGTCGAGCGAGGAGACGCTGCGGGAGGTGCAGGAACTGCAGTCCGGCGAGGTCGCCCTGCTGGAGAACGTGCGCTTCGAGGCGGGCGAGGAGAAGAACGACCCGGAGCTCGCGCGGAGGCTCGCGCAGTTGGGGGACGCCTTCGTGCTGGACGCTTTCGGGAGCGCGCACCGGGCACACGCCTCTGTGAGTGGCGTGGCGCAATATCTACCGCACGCGGCGGGCCTGCTCCTCGAGACTGAGGTGGAGGCGCTCTCGCGCTTGCTGGAAAACCCGGCGCGGCCCTACGTCGTCATCATCGGCGGGGCGAAGGTCAGCGACAAGATCAAGGTGATCGAGAACCTGCTGCCGCGCGTGGACCGCATGCTGATCGGCGGCGGGATGGCCTACACCTTCATCAAGAGCCAGGGCGGCCAGATCGGCGACTCCATCCACGAGGATGACCAGCTTGACCTCGCCCGGAGGTTGCTGAGCGAGTACGGCGAGAAGATCATGCTCCCGGTGGACGTGATCGCCGCCGACCGCTTCGCGGAGGACGCGCAGACCCGGGTTGTGCCCAGCAACGCCATTCCCGACGGCTGGCAGGGGCTGGACGCGGGGCCGGAGACGGTGCGGACGTATACCGAGGCCCTTCAAGGCGCGAAGACGGTGTTCTGGAACGGGCCTCTCGGCGTGTTCGAGTTCCCGGCCTTCGCGGGGGGCACGAACGCGATTGCCCAGGCGGTCGCGGAGTTGGGCGACGGCGCCTATACCGTGATCGGCGGCGGCGACTCCGTCAGCGCGATCAACAAGAGCGGGCAGGCCGACCGGGTCAGCCACATCAGCACGGGCGGCGGGGCCAGCCTGGAACTGCTGGAAGGCCGGACGCTGCCGGGCGTGGAAGCGATGAAGTGA
- a CDS encoding CopD family protein: protein MLPALAAAGFLTALGTLLLVGGAFARRAFTPAHPRPGWLALGFALLVLGAALEVGWTLSDLGFLTFPDVLAYVTTTAPGRAALTAVMGGALLLAAELSGWPGWLSVLPAALFLWGVAGEGHGGSHGPGTRVLTVLHVGAMGVWLGGVLALLTVPGPTPALARRFTPVALTCVALLVGTGILLTVRHAGNLLALPESLYGRTLLVKLGVAALTLLAAVLVRRAFARGRAVRRHLALETLLLLGVLGVSAALGTTSPPTHGEHAHTTAPP, encoded by the coding sequence ATGCTCCCCGCCCTGGCCGCCGCCGGGTTCCTGACCGCGCTGGGCACGCTGCTCCTGGTCGGGGGCGCCTTCGCCCGCCGCGCGTTCACGCCCGCCCATCCCCGTCCGGGCTGGCTGGCGCTGGGGTTCGCGCTGCTGGTGCTGGGGGCGGCGCTGGAGGTCGGCTGGACGCTGAGCGACCTCGGCTTCCTGACCTTCCCGGACGTGCTCGCCTACGTCACGACGACCGCGCCGGGCCGCGCCGCCCTAACGGCGGTGATGGGGGGGGCGCTCCTCCTCGCCGCCGAGCTGTCCGGCTGGCCCGGATGGTTGTCAGTTCTGCCCGCCGCCCTCTTCCTGTGGGGGGTGGCGGGGGAGGGGCACGGCGGGTCGCACGGCCCCGGCACCCGGGTTCTCACCGTCCTGCACGTGGGGGCGATGGGCGTGTGGCTGGGCGGGGTTCTGGCCCTGCTGACCGTACCCGGGCCCACCCCCGCCCTCGCTCGGCGCTTCACGCCCGTCGCCCTGACCTGCGTGGCCCTTCTGGTGGGCACGGGCATCCTGCTCACCGTGCGGCACGCCGGAAACCTCCTCGCGCTTCCGGAGAGCCTGTACGGGCGGACCCTGCTCGTCAAGCTGGGCGTGGCGGCCCTCACCCTGCTTGCCGCCGTGCTCGTGCGCCGCGCCTTTGCCCGGGGGCGGGCCGTGCGCCGCCACCTCGCCCTGGAGACGCTGCTGCTGCTGGGTGTGCTGGGCGTGTCCGCCGCGCTGGGCACCACCTCTCCGCCCACGCACGGGGAGCACGCCCATACCACCGCCCCGCCCTGA
- a CDS encoding DUF2946 family protein: protein MPPLRWTRRVRLLAALLTLVAGLAYPLRSLPDLSPMGVQAHHEDSCGSMTPGPGSPPGMTHDAHCLFCLTGAFSDVPQASLPVPPGVERLAHTLPPAPRAAHAFAAHADARAPPRASA from the coding sequence GTGCCCCCCCTGCGCTGGACCCGCCGCGTGCGACTGCTGGCCGCGCTGCTGACGCTGGTCGCGGGGCTGGCTTACCCGCTACGGAGCCTGCCCGACCTGTCGCCGATGGGTGTCCAGGCTCATCACGAGGATTCGTGCGGCAGCATGACGCCCGGGCCTGGGTCCCCTCCGGGAATGACCCACGACGCCCACTGCCTGTTCTGCCTGACCGGGGCCTTTTCCGATGTGCCGCAGGCGTCCCTCCCCGTGCCTCCCGGGGTGGAGCGCCTGGCTCATACCCTGCCGCCCGCGCCTCGTGCCGCACACGCCTTCGCGGCCCACGCGGACGCCCGCGCCCCACCCCGCGCGTCGGCCTGA
- a CDS encoding Cof-type HAD-IIB family hydrolase: MLGLICVDVDGTLVGTGNVVREDVWAALADARSRGVRIALCSGRPAFGNALAYARRLDPDGWHIFQNGASIVNVGSGASLSEPLPVEPLEELLVRARATGRLLEVYTDNEYGVTCPGDLARRHAELLGVPFVPRDPEALIGTRVRAQWVVPLAESPAVQAEPHPGLDLHPAGSPVMPDTMFISVTRAGIGKGSAVARVAAEYGVPLERTMMVGDGHNDVTAMREVGYPVAMGNADAEARAAARYHVGHVDDGGLAEAVRLALTL; this comes from the coding sequence GTGCTTGGCCTGATCTGTGTGGATGTGGACGGAACGCTCGTGGGCACCGGAAACGTGGTGCGGGAGGACGTGTGGGCCGCCCTGGCGGACGCGCGCTCAAGGGGTGTGCGGATCGCGCTGTGCAGTGGGCGGCCCGCCTTTGGCAACGCGCTCGCCTATGCGCGGCGGCTGGACCCGGACGGCTGGCACATCTTCCAGAACGGCGCCTCCATCGTGAATGTGGGCAGCGGCGCGAGCCTGTCCGAACCGCTACCGGTGGAGCCGCTGGAGGAATTGCTCGTCCGAGCCCGCGCCACAGGGCGGTTGCTGGAGGTGTACACCGACAACGAATACGGGGTGACCTGCCCCGGTGACCTCGCCCGGCGGCACGCGGAACTCCTCGGCGTGCCCTTCGTCCCGCGCGACCCGGAGGCGCTGATCGGCACACGCGTCCGGGCGCAGTGGGTGGTGCCGCTCGCAGAGTCGCCAGCGGTGCAGGCCGAACCTCACCCCGGCCTGGACCTCCACCCGGCGGGCAGCCCGGTGATGCCCGACACAATGTTTATCAGCGTGACCCGCGCGGGGATCGGCAAGGGCAGCGCCGTGGCGCGGGTGGCCGCCGAGTACGGGGTACCCCTGGAACGCACCATGATGGTCGGCGACGGCCACAACGACGTGACCGCTATGCGCGAGGTCGGTTACCCAGTGGCGATGGGCAACGCCGACGCGGAGGCGCGGGCGGCTGCGCGTTACCACGTCGGTCATGTGGACGATGGTGGACTGGCGGAAGCGGTGCGGCTGGCGTTGACGTTGTAG
- the gap gene encoding type I glyceraldehyde-3-phosphate dehydrogenase translates to MKVGINGFGRIGRLVFRNLVERGVEVVAINDLTDNKTLATLLKYDSTAGRFPGTVEYDEEALTVNGQRIAALAERDPAAIPWGEMGADIVIESTGIFTDREGASKHLQGGAKKVIITAPAKNEDFAVVLGVNEQDYDPKNHNIISNASCTTNSLGAPMKILDEAFGIEKAIMTTVHSYTNDQRVLDLPHKDLRRARAAAINIIPTSTGAAKAVSQVYPKLKGKFDGTSLRVPTPVGSISDVVVILGRDVTAQEVNDVFRQAAEGQYRNIIRYTEDPIVLQDIVGDPHSAIIDGGLTMAMGNLVKFFSWYDNEWGYSNRIADLVQLVQEKGV, encoded by the coding sequence ATGAAGGTAGGCATCAACGGCTTCGGCCGCATCGGGCGTCTGGTGTTCCGCAACCTGGTCGAGCGCGGCGTGGAGGTCGTGGCGATCAATGACCTGACCGACAACAAGACGCTGGCGACCCTGCTGAAGTACGACTCGACTGCCGGACGCTTTCCCGGCACGGTCGAGTACGACGAGGAGGCCCTCACCGTGAACGGCCAGCGCATCGCCGCGCTCGCCGAGCGTGACCCGGCCGCGATTCCGTGGGGCGAGATGGGGGCCGACATCGTGATCGAGTCGACCGGCATCTTCACCGACCGCGAGGGCGCGAGCAAGCACCTCCAGGGCGGCGCGAAGAAGGTCATCATCACCGCGCCCGCCAAGAACGAGGACTTCGCCGTCGTTCTTGGCGTGAACGAGCAGGATTACGATCCCAAGAACCACAACATCATCTCCAACGCGAGTTGCACGACCAACAGCCTGGGCGCCCCCATGAAGATCCTCGACGAGGCCTTCGGCATCGAGAAGGCGATCATGACGACCGTCCACTCGTACACGAACGACCAGCGCGTGCTGGACCTGCCGCACAAGGACCTGCGCCGCGCCCGCGCCGCCGCGATCAACATCATCCCGACGAGCACGGGGGCGGCCAAGGCGGTCTCGCAGGTGTACCCCAAGCTCAAGGGCAAGTTCGACGGCACCTCGCTGCGCGTGCCCACCCCGGTCGGCTCGATCAGCGACGTGGTAGTCATCCTGGGCCGCGACGTGACCGCGCAGGAGGTCAATGACGTGTTCCGCCAGGCCGCCGAGGGCCAGTACAGGAACATCATCCGGTACACCGAGGACCCCATCGTCCTTCAGGACATCGTGGGTGACCCGCACTCCGCGATCATCGACGGTGGCCTCACGATGGCGATGGGCAACCTGGTGAAGTTCTTCTCCTGGTACGACAACGAGTGGGGCTACTCCAACCGCATCGCCGACCTCGTGCAACTGGTGCAGGAAAAGGGCGTCTAA
- a CDS encoding copper resistance CopC family protein: MRFLLPLIAALTLGSALAHTEVTSVTPAANARVTALKTVTLTFDEPINLRFSTFKVVPLPAGADVEKTVAAALARKDDAAMRADTAPKLTGMAARVRLPLHAGLKPGAYLIVWHILSDDGHPVSGHSVFRVG, from the coding sequence ATGCGCTTTCTGCTCCCCCTGATCGCCGCCCTGACGCTGGGCTCCGCGCTCGCCCACACCGAGGTGACCTCGGTGACGCCCGCCGCAAATGCCCGGGTGACCGCCCTCAAAACCGTCACGCTGACCTTCGACGAGCCCATCAACCTGCGCTTCTCGACCTTCAAGGTGGTGCCCCTGCCCGCCGGGGCGGACGTGGAGAAGACGGTCGCTGCCGCCCTCGCCCGCAAGGACGACGCGGCCATGCGGGCCGACACGGCACCGAAGTTGACCGGGATGGCCGCCCGTGTCCGGCTGCCGCTACACGCGGGTCTGAAACCCGGCGCCTACCTCATCGTCTGGCACATCCTCTCGGATGACGGGCACCCGGTCAGCGGGCATTCCGTCTTCCGGGTGGGCTGA